From Thunnus maccoyii chromosome 21, fThuMac1.1, whole genome shotgun sequence, the proteins below share one genomic window:
- the spata13 gene encoding spermatogenesis-associated protein 13 isoform X3, producing the protein MVRVNQEDSSAESVESVADQEDPTPRDTHSAQHKEQMRTNVVQEIMNTERIYIKHLKDICEGYIRQCRKHPDMFSELQLKTIFSNIEDIYKFQRQFLRDLDKKYNKEQPHLSEIGSCFLLQGEGFSIYSEYCNTHPAACAELQRLMKSGRYKHFFEACRLLQQMIDISIAGFLLTPVQKICKYPLQLGELLKYTPKDHSDYSGVSKAHEAMKNVASLINERKRRLESVDTIAHWQVAILHWEGPDVLERSSELIHSGELTRIVRQGKMQQRSFFLFDHQLVYCKKDVLRRDLLHYRGRLDMDQTEVVDMPDGRDSDLGLTLRNALRLRHASTLELMCVLCCRKAQDKQRWLQAFAKERHRVKEDQEMGMEISEEQRKQAIVNARRGKHGKIKSIGYSGSVPPHQNLHPLHQRHVTIPTSVPQQQVFTLAEPPKRKPYHLLYSITRNAFFRK; encoded by the exons ATG GTGCGTGTGAACCAGGAGGACTCGAGTGCAGAAAGTGTGGAAAGCGTAGCGGACCAGGAAGATCCAACTCCCAGGGACACACACAGCGCCCAGCACAAAGAGCAGATGAGAACCAATGTGGTTCAGGAAATCATGAATACTGAACGCATCTACATCAAGCACCTGAAGGACATCTGTGAG GGTTACATCCGTCAGTGCCGTAAACACCCGGACATGTTCAGTGAGCTGCAGTTGAAGACCATCTTCAGCAACATAGAGGACATCTACAAGTTTCAGAGGCAGTTCCTTCGAGACCTGGACaagaaatacaacaaagaacaacCACATCTCAGTGAAATAGGCTCTTGCTTTCTCTTGCAG GGGGAGGGCTTTTCAATCTACTCAGAGTACTGCAACACTCATCCAGCAGCCTGTGCGGAGCTGCAGCGCCTCATGAAGTCGGGGCGATATAAGCATTTCTTTGAGGCCTGCCggctccttcagcagatgattgACATTTCTATAGCTGGTTTCTTGCTCACACCCGTCCAGAAGATCTGTAAATACCCCCTGCAGCTGGGAGAACTGCTCAAGTACACCCCCAAAGACCACAG TGACTACAGTGGAGTGAGCAAAGCACATGAAGCCATGAAGAATGTGGCCAGTCTGAtcaatgagaggaagagaaggctGGAGAGTGTTGACACCATCGCTCACTGGCAGGTTGCCATTCTGCACTGGGAG GGACCTGATGTGCTAGAGCGCAGCTCAGAGCTGATCCACTCTGGTGAGCTGACTCGAATTGTCCGGCAAGGCAAAATGCAACAGCGCAGCTTCTTCCTTTTTGACCACCAGCTGGTCTACTGCAAAAAAGATGTCCTGCGCAGAGACCTGCTCCACTACCGTGGACGCCTGGATATGGACCAGACCGAGGTGGTGGACATGCCTGACGGGCGGGACTCGGACTTGGGCTTGACCCTGAGGAACGCTCTGCGCCTGCGCCACGCCTCCACTCTGGAGTTaatgtgtgtgctgtgctgCAGGAAGGCCCAGGACAAGCAGAGGTGGTTACAGGCCTTTGCCAAGGAGAGACACAGAGTCAAGGAGGACCAAGAGATGG GAATGGAGATCAGTGAAGAACAACGAAAACAGGCCATTGTCAACGCCAGAAGAGGCAAACACGGGAAGATCAAAT CTATTGGTTACTCCGGTTCTGTCCCACCACACCAAAACCTTCACCCACTTCACCAGCGTCACGTCACCATTCCAACCAGTGTGCCTCAACAGCAGGTCTTTACACTGGCCGAGCCCCCAAAACGAAAGCCTTATCACCTGTTGTACAGCATCACCCGCAACGCCTTTTTCAGGAAATGA
- the c1qtnf9 gene encoding complement C1q and tumor necrosis factor-related protein 9A: MLQMSFRIALLLLLLAVRCVSQEASQNKGCVCGYPGIPGDPGHNGAPGRDGRDGLRGDKGDQGMIGPIGPAGKDGHMGEKGEPGAVGLAGLKGKRGENGERGPPGKMGPQGVQGPIGLKGSKGELGLRGLQGPKGDLGPPGPEGQKGETGLRGDRGIQGPLGPPGRPGPKGEIGVPGHKGNIGYRGDRGTRGERGDKGEKGDAPVISKSAFSVGLTVQSKLPTGNTPIRFDKIIYNKQSHYDPQTGRFTCLAAGAYYFTYHITVFSRNVKVALIKNGEKIIHTTDNYQGSEDQAAGGAVLHLEVGDKVWLQVTGGELFNGLFADEDDDTTFSGFLIFGA; this comes from the exons ATGTTGCAGATGAGTTTTAGAATTGCTCTCTTGCTCCTTCTATTGGCAGTCAGGTGTGTTTCACAGGAAGCATCCCAAAATAAAGGCTGTGTTTGTGGATACCCTGGAATACCTGGGGACCCTGGACACAATGGTGCACCTGGCAGAGATGGTCGAGATGGACTCAGAGGTGATAAAGGTGATCAAG GCATGATTGGTCCAATTGGACCAGCAGGCAAGGATGGCCATatgggagagaaaggggaaCCCG GTGCAGTTGGCCTAGCAGGACTCAAaggaaaaagaggggaaaatggagaacGGGGGCCTCCAGGGAAAATGGGGCCCCAAGGAGTCCAAGGGCCCATTGGCCTGAAAGGATCTAAGGGAGAGCTTGGGCTACGTGGACTCCAAGGACCTAAAGGGGATTTGGGGCCTCCTGGACCAGAGGGTCAAAAGGGGGAAACTGGCCTTCGAGGAGACAGAGGCATTCAGGGACCACTTGGACCCCCTGGCAGACCAGGGCCTAAAGGGGAAATTGGTGTTCCAGGTCATAAAGGCAATATTGGATATCGTGGGGACAGAGGGACCCGAGGAGAGAGGGGTGATAAGGGTGAGAAGGGAGATGCGCCTGTTATCTCTAAAAGCGCCTTCTCTGTGGGCCTCACTGTACAGTCAAAGCTACCAACGGGTAACACACCAATCCGGTTTGACAAGATTATTTACAACAAGCAGAGTCACTACGATCCACAAACAGGTAGATTCACATGCTTGGCTGCAGGTGCTTACTATTTCACCTATCACATCACAGTCTTCTCCAGAAACGTGAAGGTGGCTCTCATAAAGAATGGAGAGAAGATTATTCATACCACAGATAACTACCAGGGCAGCGAGGACCAGGCAGCAGGGGGTGCTGTGCTGCACCTGGAGGTCGGGGACAAGGTGTGGTTGCAGGTGACTGGAGGAGAGCTGTTTAATGGGCTCTttgctgatgaagatgatgacacTACCTTCTCTGGGTTCTTAATCTTTGGGGCTTAA
- the spata13 gene encoding spermatogenesis-associated protein 13 isoform X2: protein MEEQELAFKAGDVIRVLEASHKDWWWGRGPDKEAWFPSSFVRVRVNQEDSSAESVESVADQEDPTPRDTHSAQHKEQMRTNVVQEIMNTERIYIKHLKDICEGYIRQCRKHPDMFSELQLKTIFSNIEDIYKFQRQFLRDLDKKYNKEQPHLSEIGSCFLLQGEGFSIYSEYCNTHPAACAELQRLMKSGRYKHFFEACRLLQQMIDISIAGFLLTPVQKICKYPLQLGELLKYTPKDHSDYSGVSKAHEAMKNVASLINERKRRLESVDTIAHWQVAILHWEGPDVLERSSELIHSGELTRIVRQGKMQQRSFFLFDHQLVYCKKDVLRRDLLHYRGRLDMDQTEVVDMPDGRDSDLGLTLRNALRLRHASTLELMCVLCCRKAQDKQRWLQAFAKERHRVKEDQEMGMEISEEQRKQAIVNARRGKHGKIKSIGYSGSVPPHQNLHPLHQRHVTIPTSVPQQQVFTLAEPPKRKPYHLLYSITRNAFFRK from the exons ATGGAGGAGCAGGAGCTGGCCTTCAAGGCTGGAGATGTTATCCGTGTCCTGGAAGCCTCACATAAGGACTGGTGGTGGGGTAGGGGGCCTGACAAGGAGGCCTGGTTCCCCTCCAGTTTTGTGCGG GTGCGTGTGAACCAGGAGGACTCGAGTGCAGAAAGTGTGGAAAGCGTAGCGGACCAGGAAGATCCAACTCCCAGGGACACACACAGCGCCCAGCACAAAGAGCAGATGAGAACCAATGTGGTTCAGGAAATCATGAATACTGAACGCATCTACATCAAGCACCTGAAGGACATCTGTGAG GGTTACATCCGTCAGTGCCGTAAACACCCGGACATGTTCAGTGAGCTGCAGTTGAAGACCATCTTCAGCAACATAGAGGACATCTACAAGTTTCAGAGGCAGTTCCTTCGAGACCTGGACaagaaatacaacaaagaacaacCACATCTCAGTGAAATAGGCTCTTGCTTTCTCTTGCAG GGGGAGGGCTTTTCAATCTACTCAGAGTACTGCAACACTCATCCAGCAGCCTGTGCGGAGCTGCAGCGCCTCATGAAGTCGGGGCGATATAAGCATTTCTTTGAGGCCTGCCggctccttcagcagatgattgACATTTCTATAGCTGGTTTCTTGCTCACACCCGTCCAGAAGATCTGTAAATACCCCCTGCAGCTGGGAGAACTGCTCAAGTACACCCCCAAAGACCACAG TGACTACAGTGGAGTGAGCAAAGCACATGAAGCCATGAAGAATGTGGCCAGTCTGAtcaatgagaggaagagaaggctGGAGAGTGTTGACACCATCGCTCACTGGCAGGTTGCCATTCTGCACTGGGAG GGACCTGATGTGCTAGAGCGCAGCTCAGAGCTGATCCACTCTGGTGAGCTGACTCGAATTGTCCGGCAAGGCAAAATGCAACAGCGCAGCTTCTTCCTTTTTGACCACCAGCTGGTCTACTGCAAAAAAGATGTCCTGCGCAGAGACCTGCTCCACTACCGTGGACGCCTGGATATGGACCAGACCGAGGTGGTGGACATGCCTGACGGGCGGGACTCGGACTTGGGCTTGACCCTGAGGAACGCTCTGCGCCTGCGCCACGCCTCCACTCTGGAGTTaatgtgtgtgctgtgctgCAGGAAGGCCCAGGACAAGCAGAGGTGGTTACAGGCCTTTGCCAAGGAGAGACACAGAGTCAAGGAGGACCAAGAGATGG GAATGGAGATCAGTGAAGAACAACGAAAACAGGCCATTGTCAACGCCAGAAGAGGCAAACACGGGAAGATCAAAT CTATTGGTTACTCCGGTTCTGTCCCACCACACCAAAACCTTCACCCACTTCACCAGCGTCACGTCACCATTCCAACCAGTGTGCCTCAACAGCAGGTCTTTACACTGGCCGAGCCCCCAAAACGAAAGCCTTATCACCTGTTGTACAGCATCACCCGCAACGCCTTTTTCAGGAAATGA
- the tmprss7 gene encoding transmembrane protease serine 7 produces the protein MFRVANVEFIPEYRQAESHEFVSMANKIQHVVSNVFKMSSVAKLYKQAVISDLSNNNKGGVVVHFWMVFVVPRLKSPAVCEECIGVILRDSILTTLKNRSSVGYLLGLPVDIDSILINAVQRSDYTSNAAGSQCVDKMYANIPGARVSLNVFSSWGGVSCHVKLTVVPGSLIRLTVTSFLIEPSDCVSDALTVYDALLPMRGRILHRLCEPVSSSFSLVSTSNVMLLSFRMTNGNKNFRGHFEAIAEKKCVSDIETELDPDITGQIFSPFHPSLLPPQCSCTWRFQTPNSALGVALQFKNYVLKPKDMKGCDHGWWKVNEIVFCGSYVGHRTVFRIADTSPEVEFRCSSRNSDHPFQASYSSYNISQPCPESHFLCSTGLCVEKSRRCDGLDDCHDESDEVFCSRPTKNCGGNSPLHPLFVCNGETDCTNGIDEINCTQETTCSAISYQCSSGSCILKKNAKCDGVPDCQDHSDEEDCACGRPSSVKRVGSSTGPERIVGGVNSVDGEWPWQVSLHFAGNLYCGASVLTANWLISAAHCFSKERLSDPRYWSAHLGMLTQGSAKYVAEIQRIVVHEYYNAHMFDYDIALLQLKKPWPLSLSPLIQPVCLPATSHTVTDSHRCWVTGWGYRSEEDKVLPSVLQKAEVSILSQTECKKSYGPVSPRMLCAGVTSGERDACRGDSGGPLSCQAPGGGRWFLIGIVSWGAGCGRPNLPGVYTRVNKFTSWIYSHIS, from the exons ATGTTCCGTGTCGCCAACGTGGAGTTCATCCCGGAGTACCGCCAGGCTGAGTCCCATGAGTTTGTGTCCATGGCgaacaaaatacaacatgtg GTGAGCAATGTGTTCAAGATGTCCTCTGTGGCCAAGCTGTACAAGCAGGCTGTCATTTCAGACCTCAG TAACAACAATAAGGGCGGTGTGGTGGTGCATTTCTGGATGGTGTTTGTGGTCCCTCGTCTAAAGAGCCCAGCGGTGTGTGAGGAGTGCATAGGAGTCATTCTCAGAGACTCAATCCTCACCACCCTAAAGAACAGGTCCTCTGTAGGCTACCTGCTGGGTCTCCCAGTCGATATAGATTCCATCCTCATCAATG CTGTCCAGCGCTCAGATTATACATCAAATGCAGCAG GCTCACAGTGTGTAGATAAGATGTATGCCAACATTCCTGGGGCAAGGGTTTCTTTAAACGTCTTTTCATCATGGGGTGGTGTGAGTTGCCATGTAAAGCTCACCGTTGTCCCTGGTTCTCTCATCCGTCTGACCGTCACCTCCTTCCTCATTGAGCCCAGCGACTGTGTGAGCGATGCCCTAACTGTGTACGATGCTCTGCTGCCCATGAGAGGGCGCATTCTGCACAG GCTGTGTGAGCCAGTGTCCAGCTCCTTCTCCCTGGTGTCTACCTCCAACGTCATGCTGCTGTCCTTCAGAATGACTAATGGCAACAAGAACTTTAGAGGACACTTTGAAGCCATCGCTGAGAAAA AGTGCGTGTCTGACATCGAAACTGAGTTAGACCCTGACATCACCGGCCAGATCTTCAGCCCTTTCCACCCAAGTCTGCTGCCTCCTCAGTGCTCCTGCACCTGGAGGTTTCag acACCTAACTCTGCTTTAGGAGTTGCTCTGCAGTTCAAGAACTATGTACTGAAACCAAAGGACATGAAAGGTTGTGACCACGGCTGGTGGAAGGTCAATGAGATCGT TTTCTGTGGCAGCTACGTGGGACACCGCACAGTGTTTCGGATCGCTGACACCAGCCCAGAGGTGGAGTTTCGCTGCAGCTCACGTAACTCTGATCACCCTTTTCAGGCGTCTTACAGCAGCTACAATATCAGCCAAC CCTGTCCAGAGAGCCACTTCCTGTGCTCCACAGGACTGTGTGTGGAGAAAAGTCGACGCTGCGACGGCCTGGACGACTGCCACGATGAGAGCGACGAGGTCTTCTGCT CGAGGCCCACAAAGAACTGTGGTGGCAACAGTCCTCTGCATCCTCTGTTTGTCTGCAACGGAGAGACAGATTGCACCAACGGAATAGATGAGATCAATTGCACTCAAG AAACTACCTGCTCAGCAATCAGCTATCAGTGCAGCAGTGGCTCCTGCATCCTAAAAAAGAACGCAAAGTGTGATGGTGTTCCTGACTGTCAGGACCACAGTGATGAGGAGGACTGTG CCTGTGGTCGTCCCTCCTCGGTGAAGAGAGTGGGTTCATCTACAGGACCCGAGCGCATTGTGGGTGGGGTCAACTCTGTGGACGGGGAGTGGCCTTGGCAGGTCAGCCTCCACTTTGCTGGTAACCTGTACTGTGGCGCCTCTGTCCTTACCGCTAATTGGCTCATCTCAGCTGCCCACTGCTTCAGCAAGGAAAG GCTGTCTGACCCCCGCTACTGGAGCGCCCACCTCGGCATGCTGACACAAGGCAGTGCCAAATATGTGGCGGAGATCCAGCGGATTGTGGTGCACGAGTATTATAACGCGCACATGTTTGACTACGACATcgctctgctgcagctgaagaaGCCCTGGCCTCTCTCCCTCAGTCCGCTGATACAGCCTGTGTGTCTGCCAGCAACCTCCCACACTGTCACCGACAGCCACCGCTGCTGGGTCACCGGGTGGGGATACCGTTCTGAGGAGG ATAAGGTGCTGCCCTCAGTGCTGCAGAAAGCAGAGGTGTCCATACTGAGCCAGACTGAGTGTAAGAAGAGCTACGGACCTGTCTCACCGCGCATGCTGTGTGCTGGGGTCACCTCTGGAGAGCGGGACGCCTGTAGG GGGGACTCAGGGGGTCCTCTGTCCTGTCAGGCGCCAGGCGGGGGTCGCTGGTTCCTGATTGGTATTGTCAGCTGGGGGGCGGGCTGCGGCAGACCAAACCTACCTGGGGTCTACACCAGGGTCAACAAGTTCACCTCCTGGATTTACAGCCATATCAGCTGA
- the spata13 gene encoding uncharacterized protein spata13 isoform X1: MSRAEQKDRVLSTSEDSLPCLHNSKADPLIRSRPLSDIYPFQSHAERSAVPYLLSGCGAQVQPMTAGSLADENRLNGINSSAWSNPVIAQPEGKPHSSRIMRLFSNSRKGAVPAHSPNTDSPTLTHSNDGSSNGPQSWSGLQGLGVVDSFKKLRSSVLQGIQSKGATNHDGEHVPMSNQEMANGTVVTNNDPKQDDATNHLQIAEGVGVSNGNFTGQKLAIMSQHGSDIEDYDDEENDDGDGLQRNSRFSRSIRRAYGAGRISLFDMGNGRLAGRSTDEAADTQKPDQSCKVNAQTENMSENTNVKVLSRLSKSAENLHIFKAPFRRKAPSPGPPSQQEDSQRTNTSNETPNIQRTASASSVDLRGHAGSRRKSPVKTKGQMLKLVGSMTDLTVRRRRSPSPSPTSPSTMSPLSRLHDDYSRRVPCLTTSERQRRPSPIRARVMSLEHNPVIHPQPEYDVNSQQHQVQVPVSVEPPERTEATSPGVFAHSESFTVATRSGYKQTAECISSTHSQKEPLQSQEQAEVNSLSSKATSDDQGQEALLQTEEVSPTSSSSTPPISPASLSDSPTSPTTPASPTSPADAATASTETSSVKPRRRGGRPRPRPISDYGQLVSRKHSIPEEVAELHAEGRTENASLHTDSSGNDGFGNGDSPDNCTMNGDIQGRRQRPVSAMGVVDLFSADAEEKEDCLPSPLSRPPIPSHQVPPYRGVSARFRPSTFSQSTPIGLDRVGRRKLHRVLSDGVSECSATLDDSVSEEEEGSFDELTDVTPYLQPGVELSVLNEWISSGHTVYAEALWDHVTMEEQELAFKAGDVIRVLEASHKDWWWGRGPDKEAWFPSSFVRVRVNQEDSSAESVESVADQEDPTPRDTHSAQHKEQMRTNVVQEIMNTERIYIKHLKDICEGYIRQCRKHPDMFSELQLKTIFSNIEDIYKFQRQFLRDLDKKYNKEQPHLSEIGSCFLLQGEGFSIYSEYCNTHPAACAELQRLMKSGRYKHFFEACRLLQQMIDISIAGFLLTPVQKICKYPLQLGELLKYTPKDHSDYSGVSKAHEAMKNVASLINERKRRLESVDTIAHWQVAILHWEGPDVLERSSELIHSGELTRIVRQGKMQQRSFFLFDHQLVYCKKDVLRRDLLHYRGRLDMDQTEVVDMPDGRDSDLGLTLRNALRLRHASTLELMCVLCCRKAQDKQRWLQAFAKERHRVKEDQEMGMEISEEQRKQAIVNARRGKHGKIKSIGYSGSVPPHQNLHPLHQRHVTIPTSVPQQQVFTLAEPPKRKPYHLLYSITRNAFFRK; this comes from the exons ATGAGCAGG gcAGAACAAAAGGACAGAGTCTTGTCCACAAGCGAAGACTCTCTCCCATGCCTCCACAACTCCAAAGCTGACCCACTGATTCGGAGCCGACCCCTCAGTGATATATATCCATTCCAGAGTCATGCTGAGAGAAGTGCAGTCCCATATCTGCTATCTGGGTGTGGAGCCCAGGTACAACCGATGACTGCAGGTTCTCTCGCTGACGAGAACCGATTGAATGGCATCAACTCCTCTGCCTGGTCCAACCCTGTTATAGCTCAACCTGAAGGAAAGCCCCACTCCTCAAGAATTATGAGGCTTTTTTCTAACTCGAGGAAGGGTGCCGTCCCTGCCCACAGTCCAAACACTGACAGTCCCACCTTAACCCACAGCAACGATGGCAGCAGCAACGGCCCCCAGTCCTGGTCTGGACTCCAAGGACTGGGTGTCGTGGACTCCTTCAAAAAGCTACGCTCCTCTGTGCTCCAGGGCATCCAGAGTAAAGGGGCAACCAACCATGACGGAGAGCATGTGCCTATGTCCAATCAGGAAATGGCTAATGGCACAGTTGTCACCAACAATGACCCTAAGCAAGATGACGCAACAAATCATTTACAGATTGCAGAAGGTGTTGGTGTGTCTAATGGAAATTTTACTGGGCAAAAGTTGGCTATAATGAGTCAGCATGGCTCAGACATCGAGGACTACGATGATGAGGAAAATGATGATGGAGATGGCCTCCAGAGGAATTCACGCTTCTCCAGGAGTATCAGGAGGGCGTACGGGGCAGGACGCATCTCTTTATTTGACATGGGGAATGGGAGACTAGCAGGACGAAGCACAGATGAAGCTGCAGACACTCAGAAACCAGATCAAAGTTGTAAGGTCAATGCCCAAACAGAGAACATGAGTGAGAACACAAATGTGAAGGTGCTGAGCAGACTGAGCAAAAGTGCAGAGAACCTTCATATATTTAAGGCACCTTTCAGACGCAAAGCTCCATCTCCAGGTCCTCCTTCACAACAGGAAGACTCCCAGAGGACGAACACATCAAATGAGACGCCAAACATCCAGAGGACAGCCAGCGCCTCCTCAGTGGACCTCCGAGGCCACGCTGGTAGCCGCAGAAAGAGTCCTGTGAAGACGAAGGGACAGATGCTGAAGCTAGTAGGCAGCATGACTGACCTGACTGTCCGGCGCAGACGAAGTCCCTCCCCCAGCCCTACTTCTCCATCTACCATGTCACCCTTGAGCCGTCTCCATGACGACTACTCCCGCCGTGTGCCTTGCCTAACAACCAGTGAGCGACAGCGCCGGCCCTCGCCCATCAGAGCTCGGGTCATGTCTCTTGAACACAACCCAGTGATTCACCCACAGCCTGAATATGATGTCAATTCACAGCAGCACCAGGTCCAGGTCCCAGTTTCTGTAGAGCCCCCAGAGAGAACAGAAGCGACTTCACCTGGTGTCTTTGCTCACTCAGAATCTTTCACTGTAGCTACAAGAAGTGGTTATAAACAGACGGCAGAATGCATTTCATCTACGCACAGCCAAAAGGAGCCGTTACAAAGCCAAGAGCAGGCGGAGGTCAACTCGCTATCAAGTAAG GCGACATCAGATGACCAAGGACAAGAAGCACTTCTCCAAACAGAGGAAGTCTCTccaacaagcagcagcagcaccccTCCCATCTCCCCAGCAAGCCTCTCAGACTCACCCACATCACCCACTACACCCGCATCACCCACATCACCCGCAGATGCAGCCACCGCTTCCACAGAAACATCCTCCGTCAAGCCCAGACGAAGAGGTGGGCGCCCGAGACCTCGGCCAATCTCGGACTACGGGCAGCTCGTTTCCAGGAAGCACTCCATTCCTGAGGAAGTGGCAGAACTGCATGCTGAGGGAAGGACAGAAAATGCATCACTGCATACAGACTCTAGTGGTAATGACGGGTTTGGGAATGGAGACAGCCCTGACAACTGCACCATGAACGGCGACATTCAGGGCAGAAGGCAGCGGCCCGTCTCAGCAATGGGAGTTGTGGATTTGTTTTCCGCTGatgcagaggagaaggaggactGCCTTCCTTCT CCCCTGTCACGCCCGCCCATCCCCTCCCACCAGGTGCCCCCCTATAGAGGAGTGTCTGCCAGGTTTCGCCCCTCCACCTTCTCTCAGAGCACCCCCATCGGACTGGACCGCGTTGGACGGCGTAAACTCCACAGAGTGCTCAGCG atggTGTGTCTGAGTGCTCAGCAACACTTGATGACAGCgtgagtgaggaggaggagggcagctTTGATGAGCTGACTGATGTCACACCCTACCTCCAGCCAGGGGTGGAGCTCTCTGTGCTCAACGAG TGGATAAGCTCTGGCCACACGGTGTATGCTGAGGCTCTCTGGGACCATGTGACCATGGAGGAGCAGGAGCTGGCCTTCAAGGCTGGAGATGTTATCCGTGTCCTGGAAGCCTCACATAAGGACTGGTGGTGGGGTAGGGGGCCTGACAAGGAGGCCTGGTTCCCCTCCAGTTTTGTGCGG GTGCGTGTGAACCAGGAGGACTCGAGTGCAGAAAGTGTGGAAAGCGTAGCGGACCAGGAAGATCCAACTCCCAGGGACACACACAGCGCCCAGCACAAAGAGCAGATGAGAACCAATGTGGTTCAGGAAATCATGAATACTGAACGCATCTACATCAAGCACCTGAAGGACATCTGTGAG GGTTACATCCGTCAGTGCCGTAAACACCCGGACATGTTCAGTGAGCTGCAGTTGAAGACCATCTTCAGCAACATAGAGGACATCTACAAGTTTCAGAGGCAGTTCCTTCGAGACCTGGACaagaaatacaacaaagaacaacCACATCTCAGTGAAATAGGCTCTTGCTTTCTCTTGCAG GGGGAGGGCTTTTCAATCTACTCAGAGTACTGCAACACTCATCCAGCAGCCTGTGCGGAGCTGCAGCGCCTCATGAAGTCGGGGCGATATAAGCATTTCTTTGAGGCCTGCCggctccttcagcagatgattgACATTTCTATAGCTGGTTTCTTGCTCACACCCGTCCAGAAGATCTGTAAATACCCCCTGCAGCTGGGAGAACTGCTCAAGTACACCCCCAAAGACCACAG TGACTACAGTGGAGTGAGCAAAGCACATGAAGCCATGAAGAATGTGGCCAGTCTGAtcaatgagaggaagagaaggctGGAGAGTGTTGACACCATCGCTCACTGGCAGGTTGCCATTCTGCACTGGGAG GGACCTGATGTGCTAGAGCGCAGCTCAGAGCTGATCCACTCTGGTGAGCTGACTCGAATTGTCCGGCAAGGCAAAATGCAACAGCGCAGCTTCTTCCTTTTTGACCACCAGCTGGTCTACTGCAAAAAAGATGTCCTGCGCAGAGACCTGCTCCACTACCGTGGACGCCTGGATATGGACCAGACCGAGGTGGTGGACATGCCTGACGGGCGGGACTCGGACTTGGGCTTGACCCTGAGGAACGCTCTGCGCCTGCGCCACGCCTCCACTCTGGAGTTaatgtgtgtgctgtgctgCAGGAAGGCCCAGGACAAGCAGAGGTGGTTACAGGCCTTTGCCAAGGAGAGACACAGAGTCAAGGAGGACCAAGAGATGG GAATGGAGATCAGTGAAGAACAACGAAAACAGGCCATTGTCAACGCCAGAAGAGGCAAACACGGGAAGATCAAAT CTATTGGTTACTCCGGTTCTGTCCCACCACACCAAAACCTTCACCCACTTCACCAGCGTCACGTCACCATTCCAACCAGTGTGCCTCAACAGCAGGTCTTTACACTGGCCGAGCCCCCAAAACGAAAGCCTTATCACCTGTTGTACAGCATCACCCGCAACGCCTTTTTCAGGAAATGA